A genome region from Nocardia sp. NBC_00565 includes the following:
- a CDS encoding winged helix-turn-helix transcriptional regulator, with translation MDFVRQILDRVGDKWSMLVIATLEAGPLRYTDLQREVPGISQRMLTLTVRQLQQDGLVTRTAYAEVPPRVEYALTPLGHSLHQIVTSLITWVADHHGQIREHRAHIATAP, from the coding sequence ATGGACTTCGTCCGGCAGATCTTGGACCGGGTCGGCGACAAGTGGAGCATGCTGGTGATCGCCACACTGGAGGCTGGCCCCCTGCGCTACACCGACCTGCAGCGCGAAGTCCCTGGCATCTCCCAGCGGATGCTCACCCTCACCGTGCGCCAACTCCAGCAGGACGGCTTGGTGACCCGAACCGCCTACGCCGAGGTGCCGCCGCGTGTGGAATACGCCCTCACTCCCCTGGGCCACAGCCTCCACCAGATCGTCACGTCCTTGATCACCTGGGTTGCAGACCACCATGGCCAGATCCGCGAACACCGGGCCCACATCGCCACCGCACCCTGA
- a CDS encoding SDR family NAD(P)-dependent oxidoreductase — MGILDNKVVLITGAGGGLGRVAAQTFAREGAKVVGCDIKVDANNETVELIRRAGGEMTGIAPIDLTDPEQARKMVEDAVAAYGALDVVCNNAAIQYFGPMPDFSIDDWRATITGELDIPFFVSKFAWPHLVRRGGGVIINVASVAGMIAAEIPPIVGHAAAKAGVIAMTRQLALEGARYGIRAVAISPGPFLTPASDRDLGDNQAARDAITKKTLLERFGQPAEVAELAAFIASDRASYITGANYPVDGGATAW; from the coding sequence ATGGGAATACTTGACAACAAGGTTGTGCTGATCACCGGCGCCGGAGGAGGTCTCGGCCGCGTCGCGGCGCAGACCTTTGCGCGAGAAGGCGCAAAGGTTGTCGGGTGCGACATCAAGGTTGATGCCAACAACGAGACGGTCGAACTCATACGTCGCGCCGGTGGTGAGATGACTGGCATCGCGCCGATCGATCTCACCGACCCCGAACAGGCGCGGAAGATGGTTGAGGATGCCGTCGCCGCCTACGGCGCGCTCGACGTCGTCTGCAACAACGCGGCCATACAATACTTCGGCCCGATGCCCGATTTCTCTATCGATGACTGGCGGGCGACCATAACTGGCGAACTCGACATTCCCTTCTTCGTGTCGAAGTTCGCATGGCCGCACCTGGTCCGGCGCGGTGGCGGTGTCATCATCAACGTCGCGTCCGTGGCAGGCATGATCGCCGCAGAGATCCCCCCGATAGTCGGGCACGCCGCAGCCAAAGCTGGCGTCATCGCCATGACGCGACAATTAGCGCTTGAAGGCGCACGCTATGGGATCCGTGCGGTGGCGATCAGTCCCGGGCCTTTCCTGACCCCGGCCAGCGACCGCGACCTCGGCGACAACCAGGCCGCCCGGGACGCGATAACCAAAAAGACGCTTCTCGAGCGCTTCGGTCAACCCGCGGAAGTCGCGGAGCTCGCGGCCTTCATCGCTTCTGACCGGGCGTCTTACATCACAGGCGCCAACTACCCGGTCGACGGCGGCGCGACCGCTTGGTAG
- a CDS encoding NmrA/HSCARG family protein — protein sequence MTDKKIIAVVGATGAQGGGLVRAILADPEGPFTARALTTNADSGRACELASQGAEVIEADLDDETSLRKAFDGAYGAYVVTNFWAQRTPEQENARTRAQMELDQAAAAARAAKHAELQHVVWSTLEDTRPHFERLGIDVPDALGNYKVPHFDAKGEANAFFTALGVPTTFLQTTFYYEAFLQGQGPHRNDNGELVLTLPMADKKLALIASEDIGKTALGVFRRGDEFIGKTVSIAGTHATGEELAATFTAALGENVIYRPLTTDAMRASGQPIAVELANMFQFYSDASEYFTGVRNLDLVRELNPELQPLDTWLTQHKNEIPLD from the coding sequence ATGACCGACAAGAAAATCATTGCCGTAGTCGGCGCGACCGGCGCGCAGGGCGGCGGCCTGGTCAGGGCAATCCTCGCCGACCCAGAGGGTCCTTTCACCGCGCGCGCTCTAACCACGAACGCCGACTCGGGCCGGGCGTGTGAACTCGCCTCCCAAGGGGCTGAGGTCATCGAGGCAGACCTCGACGACGAGACCAGCCTGCGCAAGGCTTTCGACGGCGCATACGGCGCCTATGTGGTCACCAACTTCTGGGCGCAGCGGACACCGGAACAGGAGAACGCCCGCACCCGCGCCCAGATGGAACTCGACCAGGCCGCCGCAGCAGCCAGGGCCGCCAAGCACGCCGAACTACAGCACGTAGTGTGGTCCACCCTCGAGGACACCCGGCCGCACTTCGAGCGCCTGGGCATTGACGTCCCGGACGCACTGGGCAACTACAAGGTCCCGCATTTCGACGCCAAGGGTGAAGCGAACGCGTTCTTCACGGCGCTCGGAGTGCCGACCACCTTCCTGCAGACCACCTTCTACTACGAGGCTTTCCTCCAAGGGCAAGGCCCGCACCGCAACGACAACGGCGAGCTGGTCCTGACCCTCCCGATGGCCGACAAGAAGCTGGCGCTCATCGCGTCCGAGGACATCGGGAAGACCGCGCTCGGTGTCTTTCGTCGCGGTGATGAATTCATCGGCAAGACGGTCAGCATCGCGGGCACCCACGCCACCGGAGAGGAACTCGCCGCGACGTTCACCGCGGCCCTCGGCGAGAACGTCATCTACCGACCGTTGACCACCGACGCGATGCGGGCGTCCGGGCAGCCCATCGCCGTCGAACTCGCTAACATGTTCCAGTTCTATTCCGATGCGTCGGAATACTTCACCGGCGTCCGCAACCTCGACCTGGTCCGCGAGCTCAACCCCGAACTCCAACCGCTCGACACCTGGCTGACCCAGCACAAGAACGAGATCCCGCTCGACTGA
- a CDS encoding TetR/AcrR family transcriptional regulator — MNRTYSSPLRVEQARATRRRILDAARAQFIDGGWTATTVKLIAAAAAVAPATVYAVFGTKRAVLSALIDEAMASALPDPEHPEAWPDIAGHPDQRQRVRRLVTLLSVSLPRVEPFERVVREGARADEEIAGLARDLLEWRRATAVRVVDVLAGQDGLRPDLSREEAADLVFALAGPEVHHLLVQIRGWSPQQFDAHLADLLGRLIPDLLA; from the coding sequence ATGAACCGCACGTACTCGTCACCGCTTCGCGTCGAACAGGCTCGAGCCACCCGGCGACGGATCCTGGACGCGGCGCGGGCGCAGTTCATCGACGGGGGATGGACGGCGACCACCGTGAAACTCATCGCCGCCGCCGCCGCCGTTGCGCCGGCCACGGTCTACGCCGTCTTCGGAACCAAGCGGGCGGTGCTCTCCGCGCTCATCGACGAGGCCATGGCCAGTGCCCTGCCCGACCCCGAGCACCCGGAAGCCTGGCCCGACATCGCCGGCCATCCCGATCAAAGGCAGCGGGTCCGGCGACTGGTGACCCTGCTGTCGGTGTCCCTGCCGCGGGTGGAGCCGTTCGAGCGGGTGGTGCGCGAAGGCGCCCGCGCCGACGAGGAGATCGCCGGTCTGGCCCGCGACCTCCTGGAATGGCGCCGGGCCACCGCCGTCCGCGTCGTGGACGTCCTCGCCGGCCAGGACGGTCTGCGTCCCGATCTCAGCCGGGAGGAAGCCGCCGACCTCGTCTTCGCCCTCGCCGGCCCCGAAGTCCACCACCTCCTCGTGCAGATCCGGGGCTGGTCACCGCAACAATTCGACGCCCACCTCGCCGACCTACTGGGCCGGCTCATCCCAGACCTGCTCGCCTAG
- a CDS encoding IS110 family transposase produces MAQAYAVYCGVDVGKGEHHAVGLDPAGKRLYDKALPNDQTKLRAVFDRLATRGPLLIVVDQPNTIGALPVTVARACGHDVAYLPGLAMRRIADLYPGQAKTDARDAFIIADAARTMPHALRRVDTGDEALTELGVLVGFDDDLAGEATRTINRIRGLLTSIHPALERVLGPRTSHPAVLEILSRCGGPVGIQAAGRRKLTAIAVKHAPRMGARLVEEILAALPQQTVTVPGARSAEIVLPKLADSLKTTLLQRQTLAEDIERMLDDHPLSKVLTSMPGVGVRTGARILLEVGDGSAFATAGHLAAYAGIAPVTHRSGSSIRGEHPARSGNHKLKRALFLSAFAALHDPASRAYYDRKRAEGKKHNAALICLARRRCDVIYAMLKTKQPYRIPQPATA; encoded by the coding sequence TTGGCACAGGCGTATGCCGTGTACTGCGGCGTTGACGTTGGTAAGGGCGAACATCATGCGGTCGGGCTCGATCCGGCCGGAAAACGGTTGTACGACAAGGCATTACCGAACGACCAGACCAAGCTGCGCGCGGTCTTCGATCGGCTCGCCACCCGCGGCCCACTACTGATCGTGGTCGATCAGCCCAACACCATCGGAGCCCTGCCCGTCACCGTCGCCCGCGCCTGCGGCCACGACGTCGCTTACCTGCCCGGCCTGGCGATGCGACGCATCGCCGATCTCTACCCCGGGCAAGCCAAAACCGATGCCCGCGACGCGTTCATCATCGCCGACGCTGCCCGCACCATGCCGCATGCGCTGCGCCGGGTCGACACCGGCGACGAAGCCCTCACCGAACTCGGTGTCCTGGTCGGCTTCGACGACGACCTCGCCGGAGAAGCCACCCGCACCATCAACCGCATCCGCGGACTGCTCACCAGCATCCATCCCGCCCTCGAACGCGTCCTGGGCCCACGCACCTCCCACCCGGCAGTACTCGAGATCCTGTCCCGCTGCGGCGGCCCGGTCGGTATCCAAGCCGCCGGACGCCGCAAACTGACCGCCATCGCGGTCAAGCACGCCCCACGCATGGGTGCTCGCCTTGTCGAGGAAATCCTGGCCGCGCTGCCCCAGCAGACCGTCACCGTTCCCGGCGCGCGCTCCGCGGAGATCGTGCTCCCCAAACTCGCAGACTCACTGAAAACCACTCTGCTGCAACGACAAACCCTTGCCGAAGACATCGAGAGGATGCTCGATGACCACCCTCTTTCCAAGGTCCTGACCTCGATGCCCGGCGTCGGAGTCAGGACCGGCGCCCGCATCCTGCTCGAAGTCGGAGACGGCTCGGCCTTCGCCACTGCCGGACACCTCGCCGCCTACGCCGGCATCGCCCCGGTCACCCACCGATCCGGCAGCTCCATCCGCGGCGAACACCCCGCCAGATCCGGCAACCACAAGCTCAAACGCGCCTTGTTCCTGTCGGCCTTCGCCGCACTGCACGACCCAGCCAGCCGCGCCTACTACGACCGCAAACGCGCCGAGGGCAAGAAGCACAACGCCGCCCTCATCTGCCTCGCCCGCCGCCGCTGCGACGTCATCTACGCCATGCTCAAAACCAAACAGCCCTATCGAATTCCACAGCCCGCCACTGCTTGA
- a CDS encoding squalene/phytoene synthase family protein: MRTWRRCLDSAGVRGDTARADFSAAARYTLRKHFEGWGPMQVLAPPESLPHIAAAVALARYTDDLCDSGPVEGRTQRFEEWADHVGTALDTGSSEHRLVRAYLHSADLLNLSRTWIDAYIAGTRADLEFPGFAQEADFQRYVDTVSLPSFMLGIEVVPRLVPEQSFISSVRLLSEGSQRADHLTDVFEDLRGGRLYLPVSDLDRHRATRADLEQGLDTAGVRTLLSATAHSARASLVEGERVLGEVAPEYRPVFRFVIGVFHKRLDDVESRGVAIIRRPYHDGKVTGLRLLARSRRMGASTKALPGYAGSDPPAAQPS; encoded by the coding sequence ATGCGGACGTGGCGACGTTGTCTGGATTCGGCAGGTGTGCGGGGCGACACGGCGCGCGCCGATTTTTCGGCTGCAGCACGGTATACCCTGCGCAAGCATTTCGAGGGCTGGGGGCCGATGCAGGTCTTGGCTCCGCCGGAGAGCCTGCCGCACATAGCCGCCGCGGTGGCGTTGGCGCGCTACACCGATGACCTCTGCGACAGTGGCCCTGTCGAGGGGCGGACACAGCGGTTCGAGGAATGGGCCGACCATGTGGGTACGGCGCTGGATACCGGCAGTTCGGAGCATCGGCTGGTACGTGCGTATCTGCACTCCGCCGATCTGCTGAACCTGTCCCGCACGTGGATCGACGCGTATATAGCGGGCACTCGCGCCGACCTGGAGTTTCCCGGATTCGCTCAGGAAGCGGACTTCCAGCGTTACGTCGATACGGTTTCGCTGCCGTCTTTCATGCTCGGTATCGAGGTTGTCCCGCGCCTGGTCCCGGAGCAATCCTTCATATCCTCGGTCCGCTTGCTCTCGGAAGGGTCGCAGCGGGCGGACCACCTCACCGACGTGTTCGAGGACCTGCGCGGCGGGCGGCTGTACCTTCCGGTTTCCGACCTCGACCGACACAGGGCGACGCGTGCGGACCTGGAACAGGGACTGGACACCGCTGGAGTGCGGACGTTGCTATCGGCCACAGCGCATTCCGCGCGTGCCTCACTCGTGGAGGGCGAACGGGTCCTCGGTGAAGTCGCCCCTGAATACCGCCCGGTGTTTCGTTTTGTGATCGGCGTGTTCCACAAGCGTCTGGACGACGTCGAGTCTCGCGGGGTCGCCATCATCCGCCGCCCCTACCACGACGGGAAGGTGACGGGCCTGCGCCTGCTGGCCCGTTCTCGTCGTATGGGCGCCTCGACAAAAGCCCTGCCTGGTTACGCGGGATCGGACCCTCCGGCGGCGCAGCCGTCGTGA
- a CDS encoding FAD-dependent oxidoreductase — protein sequence MARPTVAVVGAGVSGLMAAYILQGTHDVTIFEARNRLGGNADTRDFALMADGGTVPVDVGFILFNDEYRNLNRLFDELGVERRPASISIDVVCSDCGFHDLNSRDPFGRSALVRPDAIEPLLWSRFDADLARFPTDVLAAMDSDRDRLTVGEFIETMGYTEYFFQHFLYPRSVPFFLMNSDDLRRTPLEFMVQTLSRYQAIGPDGFANWFCVVGGSRVYVDKIARRCHAVNTDCPITEIRRQPDMINLRDGFGATHRFDKAVVATEAATALTILADASIRERAILGAFRYTQPDLAWHTDLSVLRSAGRDDHSAIRMTLSCKDHESEIKGLSIDLNMLENIDTPTPVVCTFNDDDVDPDAVLGRSSFQHPVFDRRAVQARSLLAELGDDRLAFAGSYHGDGFHESGCESGVAAARKLGAVW from the coding sequence ATGGCTCGTCCGACGGTCGCGGTAGTTGGTGCAGGGGTCTCAGGTCTGATGGCAGCGTATATTCTGCAGGGCACCCACGACGTAACGATCTTCGAGGCTCGGAATCGGCTGGGCGGCAACGCTGATACACGCGACTTCGCTCTGATGGCAGACGGTGGAACAGTCCCGGTCGATGTGGGGTTCATCCTGTTCAACGACGAATACCGCAACCTGAATCGGCTGTTCGATGAACTTGGGGTCGAGCGTCGACCGGCGTCGATCTCCATCGACGTTGTTTGTTCGGACTGCGGATTCCACGACTTGAACTCTCGCGACCCGTTCGGCCGGAGTGCGCTGGTGCGGCCGGATGCGATCGAACCTCTTCTGTGGAGCAGGTTCGACGCGGATTTGGCACGATTTCCTACCGACGTGTTGGCTGCGATGGACTCCGATCGGGACCGCCTCACCGTCGGGGAATTTATTGAGACGATGGGGTATACCGAATACTTCTTCCAACATTTCCTCTATCCACGGTCCGTTCCGTTCTTCCTGATGAACAGTGACGATCTCCGCCGGACGCCGTTGGAGTTCATGGTGCAGACCCTGAGTCGCTACCAGGCGATCGGGCCTGACGGGTTTGCGAATTGGTTCTGCGTTGTCGGTGGAAGTCGTGTGTACGTCGACAAGATCGCCAGACGGTGCCACGCTGTTAACACGGATTGTCCGATCACCGAAATACGAAGACAACCGGACATGATCAACTTACGCGACGGATTCGGCGCGACGCACCGCTTCGACAAGGCGGTCGTCGCCACCGAGGCGGCTACCGCATTGACAATCCTCGCGGACGCTTCGATACGAGAGCGCGCGATTCTGGGCGCATTCCGCTATACACAGCCGGATCTTGCCTGGCACACGGACCTTTCTGTGCTCCGCTCCGCCGGCAGAGACGATCACAGTGCGATCCGGATGACGCTGTCCTGCAAAGACCATGAGTCCGAAATCAAAGGTTTGAGTATCGACTTGAATATGCTGGAGAATATCGACACACCCACGCCAGTCGTGTGTACCTTCAACGACGACGACGTCGATCCCGATGCCGTTCTTGGTCGATCATCCTTTCAACATCCGGTATTCGATCGTCGCGCCGTGCAAGCGCGATCGCTGCTGGCCGAACTGGGCGACGATCGACTTGCCTTCGCTGGTTCCTATCACGGTGACGGCTTCCATGAGAGCGGCTGCGAATCCGGCGTTGCCGCAGCGCGGAAGCTCGGGGCAGTGTGGTGA
- a CDS encoding terpene synthase family protein, with translation MSELVPGTTVLRKVLADLEQRHPGRASQYLTQAQYETEKWAAHFGLPSEEYERTRSGWCAAYAFPNASASMTQVAADFIGWLFTYDDKCERHGPTTMFESASTINRLLDTGELSERPNEFQLALHDIRSRFLDLGGAQFIVTVADSMQKYQSGLVFEIPYRLAGIPPTPLAYERIRPWSIAGDLVLDMLELECGVRVRDQSKSLRDLAIWINTCIHDLHSYPKEAAAGDPINLVAVMSADRDVSVDIAVQLVADECEALLSSLESQCLPDGDPDGSSANLFGPALVDLTRGMLSYGLTCERYIRQKHRQT, from the coding sequence TTGAGCGAGTTGGTGCCGGGCACGACTGTGCTTCGCAAGGTTCTGGCCGATCTCGAACAACGTCACCCAGGGCGTGCGAGTCAATACCTGACGCAGGCGCAGTATGAGACCGAGAAATGGGCCGCACACTTCGGACTGCCCAGCGAGGAATATGAACGGACTCGAAGCGGATGGTGCGCGGCATATGCGTTTCCGAACGCATCGGCATCCATGACCCAGGTAGCGGCGGATTTCATCGGGTGGCTGTTCACCTATGACGACAAATGTGAACGACACGGTCCTACCACCATGTTCGAGAGCGCATCCACAATCAATAGGCTCCTGGATACCGGTGAGCTGTCCGAACGACCGAATGAATTCCAGCTGGCGCTGCACGATATACGAAGTCGGTTTCTTGATCTTGGCGGCGCCCAGTTTATCGTTACCGTGGCCGACAGCATGCAGAAGTATCAAAGCGGTCTGGTCTTCGAAATACCTTATCGGCTGGCCGGTATACCACCGACGCCGCTGGCCTACGAACGCATCCGACCGTGGTCCATTGCCGGCGACCTTGTGCTCGACATGCTCGAGCTCGAGTGCGGCGTTCGTGTGCGCGACCAATCGAAATCTCTGCGGGACCTGGCCATCTGGATCAACACATGCATCCACGATCTGCATTCCTATCCCAAGGAAGCAGCCGCCGGAGACCCGATAAACCTGGTCGCGGTCATGTCGGCGGATCGTGACGTCTCTGTCGACATTGCAGTTCAGCTGGTTGCCGACGAATGTGAAGCACTACTCAGCAGTCTGGAATCGCAATGCCTTCCCGATGGTGACCCGGACGGGAGCTCAGCGAACTTGTTCGGTCCGGCACTGGTGGATCTGACGCGGGGCATGCTGTCCTACGGTCTTACATGCGAACGCTACATCCGGCAGAAACACCGCCAAACCTGA
- a CDS encoding polyprenyl synthetase family protein, giving the protein MNAVSDIEQPKSVDAARVLADARLWVEPAVRAAVVELPEPLQRMAFHHFGWSDLDGASSGKMVRGALTLAVAAGCGVSTTAVPAAAAVELLHNFTLVHDDLMDGDTIRRGRVTVWRRWGVDDAVLLGDALHALAIRTLTRLPGGVVGEAVDRLESAAVQLCGGQYDDIAFDTRPQVTVADYLDMAAGKTGALMGCACALGALSAGADTDTVAAFDTFGRELGLAFQITDDLLGIWGDPSVTGKSAGNDLARRKRTFPVVTALESTGADAAELRELYARCGEMTDTDIAHTRDLLDRAGGRTAARCHADRHRRAAIDALPPHNGTDAALRALARLATERSR; this is encoded by the coding sequence GTGAACGCGGTATCGGATATCGAGCAGCCTAAGAGCGTCGACGCGGCCCGGGTGCTTGCCGATGCGCGTCTGTGGGTCGAGCCCGCGGTCCGGGCGGCGGTGGTGGAGCTGCCGGAACCGTTGCAGCGCATGGCGTTTCACCATTTCGGGTGGTCGGACCTCGACGGCGCGTCGTCGGGCAAGATGGTGCGGGGCGCGTTGACACTGGCCGTCGCGGCAGGGTGCGGCGTGTCGACTACGGCGGTGCCGGCTGCGGCGGCGGTCGAGTTGCTCCACAATTTCACCCTCGTTCACGATGATCTCATGGACGGCGACACCATCCGCCGCGGCCGGGTGACGGTGTGGCGTCGCTGGGGTGTCGATGACGCTGTCCTGCTCGGAGACGCGCTGCACGCCTTGGCGATCCGAACCCTCACCCGTCTGCCGGGCGGCGTGGTCGGGGAGGCGGTCGACCGGCTCGAGTCTGCAGCGGTGCAACTGTGTGGCGGGCAATATGACGACATCGCGTTCGATACGCGCCCGCAGGTGACGGTGGCCGACTATCTGGACATGGCCGCGGGCAAGACCGGCGCCCTGATGGGGTGCGCCTGCGCCTTGGGGGCGTTGTCGGCGGGCGCGGACACCGACACCGTGGCCGCGTTCGACACCTTCGGTCGCGAACTCGGGCTGGCCTTCCAGATCACCGACGACCTGCTGGGCATCTGGGGCGATCCGTCGGTGACCGGCAAATCCGCCGGCAACGATCTGGCCCGCCGCAAACGCACTTTTCCGGTGGTGACTGCGCTGGAATCGACCGGCGCCGACGCCGCTGAACTGCGCGAACTGTACGCCCGCTGCGGGGAGATGACCGACACCGACATCGCCCACACACGCGACCTTCTCGACCGGGCCGGCGGACGGACCGCGGCACGCTGCCACGCTGACCGGCACCGACGCGCGGCGATCGACGCCCTGCCACCCCACAACGGCACCGACGCCGCGCTACGCGCCCTTGCCCGGCTGGCAACCGAAAGAAGCCGATGA
- a CDS encoding HIT family protein, with product MPLRRLRRESATYGLEYASRTADEVVGYVLSAGMNPPLRYGVRAVCDLIADDEAKHEPVFFDKLLRLENAVADRRPYLDCARFFHLIATKPEASTDTAAQMRQRRVPMDITGYETRVRTGGCFICEFLTGTPGFEHETVYDDGQHVGFLNKYPTLPGYVLVVPRRHVEDVARDLTPQEYLRLQSAVHTVARGVAEAMNPERLDLFSMGSSDGNAHIHWLL from the coding sequence GTGCCGCTGCGCCGGTTGCGACGCGAGTCGGCCACCTACGGTCTGGAATACGCTTCCCGCACAGCAGATGAAGTCGTCGGATACGTCCTTAGCGCGGGAATGAACCCGCCGCTGCGTTACGGGGTCCGTGCGGTGTGCGACCTGATCGCCGACGACGAAGCCAAGCACGAACCCGTGTTCTTCGACAAGCTGCTGCGGTTGGAGAACGCTGTGGCCGACCGCCGGCCGTACCTGGACTGCGCCCGGTTCTTCCATCTGATTGCCACCAAACCCGAGGCGTCAACCGACACTGCCGCCCAGATGCGACAGCGACGCGTCCCGATGGACATCACGGGCTATGAGACACGGGTGCGCACCGGAGGGTGCTTCATCTGCGAGTTCCTTACCGGGACACCTGGTTTCGAGCATGAGACCGTCTATGACGACGGCCAACACGTGGGTTTCCTCAACAAGTACCCGACGCTGCCCGGCTATGTGCTGGTGGTGCCCCGCCGACACGTCGAGGACGTCGCCCGGGACCTGACGCCGCAGGAATATCTTCGACTGCAATCCGCTGTCCACACAGTGGCCAGGGGTGTCGCCGAAGCGATGAATCCTGAACGCCTGGACCTGTTCTCGATGGGATCCAGCGACGGTAACGCGCACATTCACTGGCTTCTCTGA
- a CDS encoding GFA family protein has product MTGGCLCGYIRFSATGDPDFPHLCSCAHCQRLSGAPVMSWVSFPEEGFEWTGPGGAPTWFETFPQICRGFCPKCGSSVGSKGDEAGMVGVTITALDDHADLVPVKQSFAHNAVSWLPPLG; this is encoded by the coding sequence GTGACCGGCGGATGTCTTTGCGGCTATATCCGGTTTTCCGCGACCGGTGACCCAGATTTCCCGCATTTATGTTCTTGTGCGCACTGCCAGCGGCTTTCGGGTGCGCCAGTGATGTCATGGGTGTCTTTCCCGGAGGAAGGTTTCGAGTGGACCGGTCCCGGTGGGGCCCCGACCTGGTTCGAGACCTTCCCGCAGATCTGCCGGGGGTTCTGTCCGAAGTGCGGGTCGTCGGTCGGGTCGAAGGGTGATGAAGCCGGCATGGTGGGGGTCACGATCACGGCGTTGGATGATCATGCCGACCTGGTGCCGGTCAAGCAGAGCTTCGCTCACAATGCAGTTTCGTGGCTGCCCCCGCTGGGATAA
- a CDS encoding cysteine hydrolase family protein: protein MTRTALVVVDPYNEVLAEGGKVWPRLREVVERVGTRENLQELLDTARSVGVPVVYAPHRRWRPGDGDGWQRASRPQAALVEAQLFAEGSFGGQWYPALAPGEGDVVAHEHWGMSGFVNTDLDLQLRLRGIEQVVIAGMTAPGCVEGTARHAMELGYRVTLVTDATAAYSDELMRAAHHLTGPLFAERILPTREVITALTTGVSPASASAR, encoded by the coding sequence GTGACACGAACCGCACTGGTGGTGGTCGATCCCTACAACGAGGTTCTCGCAGAGGGCGGCAAGGTATGGCCGCGACTGCGTGAAGTGGTCGAACGGGTGGGTACCCGGGAAAATCTGCAGGAACTGCTTGATACGGCTCGCTCTGTGGGTGTTCCGGTGGTGTATGCCCCGCATCGCCGATGGCGTCCCGGTGACGGTGACGGCTGGCAACGGGCGTCCCGCCCACAGGCCGCGCTGGTAGAGGCGCAGCTGTTCGCGGAGGGCAGTTTCGGAGGCCAGTGGTATCCGGCACTGGCACCGGGTGAGGGTGATGTGGTGGCCCACGAGCATTGGGGGATGAGCGGTTTTGTGAATACCGACCTGGATCTGCAGTTGCGTCTGCGCGGAATCGAACAGGTTGTCATTGCAGGCATGACCGCGCCCGGCTGCGTCGAGGGCACAGCGCGCCACGCCATGGAGCTGGGATACCGGGTCACGTTGGTGACCGATGCCACCGCGGCATACAGCGACGAGTTGATGCGCGCCGCACATCATCTCACGGGACCACTATTCGCCGAACGGATCCTGCCCACTCGTGAGGTAATCACCGCGCTGACAACGGGCGTCTCCCCAGCGTCGGCCAGCGCACGATAA